Below is a genomic region from Spirosoma radiotolerans.
AGTGAGGCTCTGTTTGGCGAGGAAATTAGTAAGGCTGATTTGGAAGAATTGACCCACCAGGCTTTTCCGTTTGAGACGCCAGTCATTGACCTTGAGCAAGGTTCAATTAGTGTTTTAGAGTTGTTTCATGGACCTTCCTTAGCGTTTAAAGATGTTGGTGCTCGCTATATGGCTGCGTTGATGTCTTATTTTTCTAAGCAAACAGACAAAGAAGTAAATATTCTGGTGGCGACATCGGGCGACACTGGTGGTGCTGTAGCGATGGGTTTTCACAATGTTCCGGGTGTCCGGGTATCCATATTGTACCCAAGTGGCCGTGTCAGCGACTTACAGGAAAAACAGTTGACAACGTTGGGAGGAAACATTCAGGCATTCGAGGTCAATGGCTCTTTTGATGATTGCCAGGCTATTGTTAAGCAGGCTTTTATTGACGCTGAACTGAACGCTCATCTATCATTATCCTCCGCCAATTCAATCAATATATTTCGGCTTATACCTCAAGGGTTTTATTATGTGAGCGCGTATGGTCAGGTTCAAAAATATGGCAAGCCAGTAGTCTTCTCTACGCCAAGCGGCAATTTTGGTAATTTGAGTGCTGGCGCCATGGTACAGAAGATGGGATTGCCTGTCGCCCATTTCGTTGCGGCTACTAACTTAAATCATGTTGTTCCTAGTTATCTAAACACGGGGGATTATGTCCCTAAAGCGTCTGTAGCCACTATATCTAATGCCATGGATGTGGGGAGTCCAAGCAATTTTGTTCGCCTGGCTCATCTTTACGATGACCAGTTTGATCAATTTAAAGCGAATGTTTCGGGATACTTTTTCGACGATGAAGCGACTAAAGCTGGCATGCAGCAGATTTATGAACAGTACAGGTATATTGCCTGTCCTCATACGGCTATTGGTATCATGGGGTTACAGACTTATCTTCAGGATAAGCAACAGGGTTATATGGGTGTATCCTTAGCCACAGCCCACCCTTCTAAGTTTAAACCCCTGGTTGAAGAAGTCCTAAGTTTGTCCATAGATGTACCTGAGCGACTATCGGTGCTTTCTCAGCGCAGAAAGTACAGCATCCAAATTCCAGCTGACTACGAAGCATTTAAAGAGTCATTTTTACACACAGTTTGATATAGTTATCCACAAAAAAAGCTCGAATCCGACGATTCGAGCTTTTTTTGTGGATAACTTATGCCTTATGAAAGTTTTTGTTTGCTTAATTCAACGTATCTCCTCTTAGTGCTCTAAACCGTTTACGCGCTTCAGCTCCATAAATACTCCCAGGATACTGTGTCAATACCTTTTGATAAGCGTCCATGGCGGCCTGCTTGTCTTTTAATCGCTCTTCATACATCTTCCCTTGTGCAAACATGGCATCATCGCCCAATATATCCGTCGGGTAAGTAGCGCTGATCTTTTTCAAGTCTTCCAGCGCTTCGGCATTTTTGCCCTGCTTCATGTATGTATTCGCTCTTAACCAAAGAATTTCGTCAGCTAAACTATGAGTAGGATACTTTGTCAACATTTGGTTCAGAGCTACTATTGCTTCATCGTTTTTATTTTGAAAAAGTAGTAGATCGATGTCGGCGTACTCATGCATGGCAGCCTCCGTGCTATCCATGCCTGTGTTATCCACAATCAATAAACTTAATTGTTCGGCATCATTAGCGATTTCACGGGAAGTGGCTAGTTTCAGCACATCTAACAAGTCTTTTGATACGGCGAAATTACCTCTATAATAGTGCAGCTTCGCGTTTTTTAGTTTTGCTTCATAGCCTAGCAGTTCCTCTTTCTGGGATTTTTCCACTTGAGAGTACAACAATGTAGATTCCCAGGGTTCACCTTTCAGCAGGTAGATATCTCCTTTATCAAGTTTGCAGCGATCAACAAAGTTTTTGTCGGTTTTCCCCAAATCAATTGCCAGATCCAAGACGGTAAGCGCCGTGTCCTTGCTGTCCAGGTAATTCCCATATAGGTTGGCCGTACTCCGTAAGGCTTCGAGCGTTTTTACATTTGTTCCTATCTCCTGAAGCATTTTCTGGTAGTCACCGATTAGCTTACGGATTTCAACCTTATCAACAGGATACGTGTTTTTCACCTGCTCTTCACGCGCACTGATGACCAACCGACGGGCAAAGGGATATAGCTGGCCTTGTGGATAAGTTGTGGATACATACTCAAAAGCCTCAGCGGCTGTCTTATATTCTTTGTTATTCATGGCCAGCATGCCCAAATCATAGACCCGGCTTCCATTCAATTTGACCCGTTTATCAGTCGCTTTCTCCTGCAACAACGCCCGGCTAAATTTTTGCTTCTGGACAAAATACCAGATTAGCAGTTCATTGTAGGCTAGTTCATTTGGTTCTTGCTGAATTCGTGTATATAAGGCTTTTTCCACAAGTGGTTCATCCTTAGTGTTAATAAACCCCTGTAAGGCGGCCAAAACTGGTTCTTTCTTTTCGGCTTGTTTACTAGTTGTGATAATTTCGTCAATGGCCTTTTCTGTTTGACCCGTCGCCCGATACAAAGCCATTAACTCTTCGCTATAAGCCGTTGGCTCCTTGCTGGTCTCACGGGCCGTTTCTAGCGCTCGAATCGCCCAGCGGCTTTCTCCGGCCTCGCTAAAGGCCGCGGCAATTTTTTCCAGCTTT
It encodes:
- the thrC gene encoding threonine synthase translates to MRFYSTNSPKATVSTEQALFQSMPADKGLYMPTPLPYLGADFFSTIARQPLADIGFAISEALFGEEISKADLEELTHQAFPFETPVIDLEQGSISVLELFHGPSLAFKDVGARYMAALMSYFSKQTDKEVNILVATSGDTGGAVAMGFHNVPGVRVSILYPSGRVSDLQEKQLTTLGGNIQAFEVNGSFDDCQAIVKQAFIDAELNAHLSLSSANSINIFRLIPQGFYYVSAYGQVQKYGKPVVFSTPSGNFGNLSAGAMVQKMGLPVAHFVAATNLNHVVPSYLNTGDYVPKASVATISNAMDVGSPSNFVRLAHLYDDQFDQFKANVSGYFFDDEATKAGMQQIYEQYRYIACPHTAIGIMGLQTYLQDKQQGYMGVSLATAHPSKFKPLVEEVLSLSIDVPERLSVLSQRRKYSIQIPADYEAFKESFLHTV
- a CDS encoding tetratricopeptide repeat protein, whose amino-acid sequence is MANRFNNVSFKKLFYKMLIRSKVIIGLLWLMSVGLVWGQGGATLAEEYYKAGDYEKAANEYAKLLKTDVTWIKLSRYVYSLQKSNKTEEAVKYLRKQQRSDEPNRAYYELLNGQLATQQGDSTQAKAQFTAAIQSSKSSIAKLEKIAAAFSEAGESRWAIRALETARETSKEPTAYSEELMALYRATGQTEKAIDEIITTSKQAEKKEPVLAALQGFINTKDEPLVEKALYTRIQQEPNELAYNELLIWYFVQKQKFSRALLQEKATDKRVKLNGSRVYDLGMLAMNNKEYKTAAEAFEYVSTTYPQGQLYPFARRLVISAREEQVKNTYPVDKVEIRKLIGDYQKMLQEIGTNVKTLEALRSTANLYGNYLDSKDTALTVLDLAIDLGKTDKNFVDRCKLDKGDIYLLKGEPWESTLLYSQVEKSQKEELLGYEAKLKNAKLHYYRGNFAVSKDLLDVLKLATSREIANDAEQLSLLIVDNTGMDSTEAAMHEYADIDLLLFQNKNDEAIVALNQMLTKYPTHSLADEILWLRANTYMKQGKNAEALEDLKKISATYPTDILGDDAMFAQGKMYEERLKDKQAAMDAYQKVLTQYPGSIYGAEARKRFRALRGDTLN